The following are from one region of the Paenibacillus sabinae T27 genome:
- a CDS encoding LacI family DNA-binding transcriptional regulator yields MVYKIKDVAKRAGVSSATVSRVLSGHPATPKETVKRVRRVMEEMNFQPNLVAKNLVSKTTGSICVVLPQISEESFSNSFYIEMIRGIVKQARDSGYDVIISSGANETEEKEAVSRLLRGRQVDGAILLCSRKEDAVVEFLKTGGYPFVLVGRSNQYDDILSVQTNNVTAAYDATRHLISMGHTRIGFISGPRELIVSADRLEGYRNAMRESELRVCPDWVLEGQVLRDSGYRAMSAYMSLSERPTALVVVDDLISFGLLRSLKELGYRVPDDLALVSFNNIQLVELSSPPISSIDMDMYFQGYTASQILIRSLKLPGNRSSEMHKQIVPHRLIVRESSVKARI; encoded by the coding sequence ATGGTTTACAAAATCAAGGATGTGGCAAAAAGAGCCGGTGTCTCCTCCGCAACTGTGTCCAGGGTCTTATCGGGCCATCCGGCAACCCCTAAGGAAACCGTTAAACGAGTCAGGAGAGTTATGGAGGAAATGAACTTCCAGCCGAACCTTGTAGCGAAGAATCTGGTCTCCAAAACTACTGGAAGCATCTGTGTGGTCCTCCCGCAAATTTCGGAGGAATCGTTCTCAAATTCCTTCTACATAGAGATGATCCGCGGAATTGTCAAGCAAGCCAGGGATTCGGGCTATGATGTCATTATTAGTTCCGGAGCAAATGAAACAGAGGAAAAGGAAGCGGTATCCCGACTTTTGAGGGGGCGGCAGGTCGACGGTGCGATTCTTCTGTGTTCCCGCAAAGAAGATGCTGTGGTCGAATTTTTGAAGACGGGCGGGTATCCCTTTGTTCTTGTTGGGCGGAGCAACCAGTATGATGATATTCTTTCTGTCCAGACGAACAATGTAACAGCGGCTTACGATGCCACCAGGCATTTAATTTCTATGGGCCATACAAGAATCGGCTTTATCAGCGGTCCTAGGGAGTTGATTGTTTCCGCTGACCGGCTGGAAGGGTACCGCAATGCGATGAGGGAAAGTGAACTTAGGGTGTGTCCGGATTGGGTGCTGGAAGGACAGGTCTTGAGGGATAGCGGTTACCGGGCGATGTCGGCGTATATGAGCCTTTCTGAACGTCCGACAGCACTTGTTGTCGTGGATGATCTGATTTCGTTCGGTTTGCTGCGGAGCCTTAAAGAACTAGGCTACAGGGTACCCGACGATCTGGCGCTTGTCAGCTTTAACAATATCCAGCTGGTGGAACTGTCAAGCCCTCCAATCAGCAGCATTGATATGGATATGTATTTTCAAGGCTATACCGCATCCCAAATATTAATCCGCAGCCTTAAGCTTCCAGGTAATCGCAGCAGTGAGATGCATAAACAAATTGTCCCTCACCGGCTTATCGTTCGAGAATCTTCCGTTAAAGCCAGAATTTAA